One window from the genome of Desulforamulus ruminis DSM 2154 encodes:
- a CDS encoding AAA family ATPase → MRILLCDPNNEYLQRFNTGREDFVKVTTSKEAIGAGVFNLAVISTELPEWEGLARHFVGQNTETYIMSPNITDINVWKKTTEIGCKGVWAKENVQNELSIKIQGHIPQNAGGRSRRPLRGQLTRDSHNNENHHVAENVLTKNLPPRQQTAAYHPQSQKPPAIVVNRELICFFGVDGGVSKTTMSINTGVGLIKKGQSVVIVDFDVFSGNVSTRLKVAPVTTMVDWIKGHNEDLSKCLVDHPSGLKILPAPLNHEEGELITEEVAIKILSILTRRFDVVIVDTAPLLIAPTVITMENATRIYVLCPPDAATVANTKKVIKRLDMIHFERFKFKLLVTKMPKSKPLEANHMAATLELELAGIIPYDEGVQVETNKGNPPILSRRAKNFARAVNILCNTIAPNLQVASERFSLLNFFRRRKEGII, encoded by the coding sequence GTGCGGATTTTACTTTGTGATCCCAATAATGAGTATCTACAACGGTTCAATACCGGTAGAGAGGATTTTGTAAAAGTAACCACCTCTAAGGAAGCAATCGGGGCAGGAGTATTTAATTTGGCCGTAATATCAACAGAACTCCCGGAATGGGAAGGACTGGCCCGCCATTTTGTCGGTCAAAATACGGAGACATACATCATGTCTCCCAATATAACCGATATCAATGTATGGAAAAAAACGACGGAAATAGGCTGCAAAGGGGTGTGGGCCAAGGAAAATGTTCAGAATGAACTGTCTATAAAAATTCAGGGACATATACCTCAAAATGCCGGTGGAAGAAGCAGAAGGCCTTTAAGAGGTCAGCTTACAAGAGATTCCCATAACAACGAAAATCATCATGTGGCAGAGAACGTTCTAACAAAAAACCTACCACCGAGACAGCAAACAGCCGCATACCATCCGCAAAGTCAAAAACCCCCTGCCATTGTGGTGAACAGAGAATTAATCTGCTTTTTCGGAGTGGACGGTGGGGTGAGCAAGACGACGATGTCCATTAACACCGGGGTTGGGCTGATAAAAAAAGGGCAAAGTGTGGTTATTGTGGATTTCGATGTGTTTTCCGGGAATGTGTCTACCCGGCTTAAAGTGGCGCCTGTAACTACCATGGTGGATTGGATCAAAGGGCATAATGAGGATCTCAGCAAATGCCTGGTGGATCATCCTAGCGGCTTAAAAATTCTCCCGGCACCTCTTAATCATGAAGAAGGCGAATTAATTACCGAGGAAGTGGCTATAAAAATTCTGTCCATCTTAACCAGACGGTTTGATGTGGTGATTGTTGATACGGCCCCCCTTTTAATTGCCCCAACCGTCATTACCATGGAAAATGCCACCCGGATTTATGTGCTTTGTCCCCCGGATGCAGCCACTGTGGCCAATACGAAGAAGGTTATTAAACGTCTGGATATGATTCATTTTGAACGCTTCAAGTTTAAACTTCTCGTAACGAAAATGCCAAAGAGTAAGCCCCTGGAGGCCAACCATATGGCTGCCACATTAGAGTTGGAATTGGCAGGCATCATTCCTTATGACGAAGGGGTTCAGGTGGAAACCAACAAAGGGAATCCCCCTATCCTAAGCCGGCGGGCTAAGAATTTTGCCCGGGCGGTTAATATTTTATGCAATACAATTGCGCCCAACCTTCAGGTTGCCAGTGAAAGATTTAGCCTTCTCAACTTTTTTAGACGCCGTAAGGAGGGAATTATTTAA
- a CDS encoding glycosyltransferase family 2 protein has translation MKVTVLAPAYNEEAVIEKFVRTVMDQLGGLLSFDMLIVNDGSSDRTGEILLRLQQEYNNLAVVTHPVNQGLGAGLKTGFSHAKGDVVVTLDADLSQPPSLIPKMIEEIKMGADVVIGSRYIQGGGMKGVPRWRMIISRLGNWLIRNSLDIRVKDCTSGLRAYRRGAVQDLGEIGSGFEVQLKILQQLVQVRFAEIPLNLVNRTAGESKMRYFSLVPRYLFLLAFPCKKNRKKTKTFVFEG, from the coding sequence ATGAAGGTAACGGTTTTAGCACCGGCTTATAACGAAGAAGCAGTAATTGAAAAATTTGTAAGGACCGTAATGGATCAGTTAGGCGGGTTATTAAGTTTCGATATGCTTATTGTAAATGATGGCAGCAGTGACCGTACAGGGGAGATCCTTTTACGATTACAACAAGAGTATAACAATCTGGCCGTAGTCACGCACCCTGTAAACCAAGGCCTTGGCGCAGGATTAAAGACTGGATTTAGTCATGCTAAAGGAGATGTGGTTGTTACACTGGATGCAGACCTTTCACAGCCCCCCAGTTTAATTCCCAAAATGATAGAGGAGATCAAGATGGGAGCGGATGTCGTTATCGGTTCCCGATACATTCAGGGAGGAGGCATGAAAGGAGTTCCTCGTTGGCGAATGATTATCTCACGGCTTGGGAACTGGCTTATACGAAATTCTTTAGATATAAGGGTAAAGGACTGTACCTCCGGATTAAGGGCCTATCGTAGGGGGGCTGTACAGGACCTTGGGGAAATTGGTTCGGGGTTTGAGGTGCAGCTAAAAATACTTCAGCAATTAGTACAGGTAAGATTTGCAGAAATACCCTTGAATCTAGTAAACCGGACAGCGGGAGAAAGTAAAATGAGATATTTCAGTTTGGTACCCAGGTATCTATTCCTGTTAGCTTTTCCCTGTAAAAAGAACAGGAAGAAAACAAAAACTTTTGTATTTGAGGGATAA
- a CDS encoding TadE/TadG family type IV pilus assembly protein, with protein sequence MEVNPINFLKCRRGSITAELAVVLPLITFLTAGSMIVILALWAKIVVVDAAREGARYEALNLGSAETKVDEVLTDGKLNVANKQSVTVVRDTNYVTVTVKYNQPALFPLLPQLIGGSAWGNHFLLESSQVFKLEKP encoded by the coding sequence ATGGAGGTGAACCCGATTAATTTCTTAAAGTGCCGAAGAGGTTCCATTACAGCGGAATTAGCCGTTGTTCTACCACTAATCACATTTTTAACCGCGGGCAGTATGATTGTTATTTTAGCCCTTTGGGCCAAAATTGTGGTAGTGGATGCGGCAAGGGAAGGGGCGCGCTATGAGGCCCTTAATTTAGGAAGTGCTGAGACAAAGGTGGATGAAGTATTAACGGATGGTAAACTGAATGTTGCCAATAAACAAAGCGTGACGGTGGTTAGGGACACCAATTATGTTACGGTTACTGTAAAGTATAATCAACCGGCCCTTTTCCCGCTGCTGCCTCAACTAATTGGCGGCAGTGCTTGGGGAAATCATTTTTTATTAGAGAGCAGCCAAGTGTTCAAATTGGAAAAACCATAA
- a CDS encoding type II secretion system F family protein, with translation MNVYIQIGIFCGAIPVFFFGYLISKQREARKRLEEYIQTENQKPTHSKNIKKLILKIIQPLLPSETVLEGMRVSLQRANLSKYNPEDIYLLRWASTLMVVVLMCILMFPDVQGMFIFAGCAGAFFYLLPPILIKRRIIARQKRAQNEVQDFIDLVANGIEAGLELNNSIDKVTRQIPGVLAEEFQIAFSEIALNRRRAQAFMALAERLDVEDVTLLIDAINQAEKTGVSMAKVLKDQVNRIRQNYKTNALKMAQAATIKMLAPLFFFILPALLIVVLGPPLIGIGKLLAF, from the coding sequence TTGAACGTATATATTCAAATTGGTATCTTCTGTGGTGCAATTCCCGTTTTTTTCTTTGGTTATTTAATTAGTAAACAAAGAGAAGCCCGAAAACGTTTGGAGGAATATATACAAACGGAAAATCAGAAACCGACCCATTCTAAAAATATTAAAAAGTTAATTCTAAAAATCATTCAACCACTTTTACCTTCTGAAACCGTCCTGGAGGGCATGAGGGTGAGCCTTCAAAGGGCGAACTTATCAAAATACAATCCGGAAGATATCTATCTTCTTCGATGGGCTTCAACTCTTATGGTAGTCGTTCTAATGTGCATCCTCATGTTTCCGGATGTGCAGGGGATGTTCATTTTTGCTGGCTGCGCGGGTGCATTTTTCTATCTTCTGCCGCCCATTTTAATTAAGCGCAGAATCATTGCCCGGCAAAAAAGAGCACAAAATGAAGTGCAAGATTTTATTGATCTGGTGGCAAACGGAATTGAAGCCGGATTGGAACTGAATAATTCCATTGATAAGGTGACAAGACAGATCCCTGGCGTGTTGGCGGAAGAATTTCAAATTGCATTTAGTGAAATCGCATTAAACCGGAGAAGGGCTCAAGCCTTTATGGCCTTGGCAGAACGATTGGATGTAGAAGACGTCACATTATTAATTGATGCCATTAATCAAGCTGAAAAAACCGGTGTATCCATGGCAAAGGTCTTAAAGGATCAGGTTAACCGGATCAGACAAAATTATAAAACAAATGCGTTGAAAATGGCCCAGGCAGCGACGATTAAAATGCTTGCGCCTCTTTTTTTCTTCATCTTGCCCGCATTATTAATTGTAGTCTTGGGCCCCCCATTGATAGGAATTGGGAAACTGTTGGCATTTTAG
- a CDS encoding ParM/StbA family protein, with protein sequence MFVISIDLGYGWVKGCNSEGKEICIPSFVGSGHERRIADELNQEVDELDNIHVVIDGKHYFVGELAKRESLDKTYTLDTYKISHPMTKILLATVAAMLASREPQDTHIVTGLPYGDFDYQKDEMEDFLTHFYSAVQFISGPHRSKTKKIQFKKHSILPQAAGALIPRKNNNVMSSEYLEGVIDVGYKTCDVVAFETRGKSTFLRTDLCDTIDMATSNVYELLQKTIRAQIGCRLDVSQIESAIIKQYIIYRGKKHSIKDEINQAKQAIAKTIIDLVRSKWRDNTDLMEHIYLIGGGVLLLEDTLKEIHPETIIVENPQLANAAGYFKIISAQYDISTYEAETEKPLNLGNMKFCIA encoded by the coding sequence ATGTTCGTTATATCAATCGATCTAGGTTATGGTTGGGTAAAAGGGTGTAATTCTGAAGGTAAAGAAATATGTATTCCTTCCTTTGTTGGCTCTGGCCATGAGCGGAGAATAGCAGATGAGTTAAACCAGGAAGTCGATGAACTGGATAATATACATGTAGTGATTGATGGAAAACATTACTTTGTAGGGGAGCTTGCAAAACGAGAGTCCTTGGACAAAACATATACCCTTGATACCTACAAAATATCTCACCCTATGACCAAGATATTACTAGCCACTGTGGCAGCGATGCTGGCTTCAAGAGAACCACAAGATACGCATATAGTAACCGGACTTCCTTACGGAGATTTTGATTACCAGAAAGATGAAATGGAAGATTTTTTGACACACTTTTATTCCGCTGTTCAGTTTATTAGCGGACCCCATAGGAGTAAAACAAAAAAGATTCAGTTTAAAAAACATTCTATACTGCCGCAGGCTGCCGGCGCATTGATCCCAAGGAAAAATAACAATGTAATGTCTTCCGAATATTTGGAGGGAGTTATCGACGTAGGGTATAAAACTTGTGACGTGGTAGCCTTTGAGACACGAGGAAAATCTACGTTCTTACGAACTGATCTTTGTGACACAATTGATATGGCCACAAGCAATGTTTACGAATTATTACAAAAGACAATAAGAGCTCAAATTGGTTGTCGATTAGATGTTAGTCAAATAGAAAGTGCTATAATCAAACAATATATTATTTACAGAGGAAAAAAGCATTCCATCAAGGATGAAATTAATCAGGCGAAGCAGGCCATAGCGAAGACGATTATTGATCTGGTTAGATCAAAGTGGCGAGATAATACAGATCTAATGGAACATATTTATCTTATTGGTGGAGGCGTCTTACTACTAGAAGATACTCTTAAAGAGATTCATCCTGAAACAATCATTGTGGAAAATCCACAGCTAGCAAATGCTGCCGGCTATTTTAAAATTATTTCTGCCCAGTACGATATTTCTACTTACGAAGCCGAAACAGAAAAACCTCTGAATCTTGGGAATATGAAATTTTGTATAGCATAG
- a CDS encoding type II secretion system F family protein: MEHIYFGLLCFLTVIAYGAYILNTLKSKRTILEEIVNLEKEAVQENLKRFRLAPTNNSFIKKLVLTSRQAGLNVGELEIFLGMFISSVLTFLIVTTLFSTPYIGWVGILIGLYLPFSILQDKIRKRGEILSKQLLGALIMWSNSIRSGATLSQAIAASIDRVKPEIREELKLIKYDLDLGISAAEALEKAQERIPVTEFKMVCMTARIHKQLGGNLAERFEKIATTIEDRIDTRNNLKAYTTQARLGSTVAGLMPFGVLAGLRIISPDYLDPMIKTPLGNFLLILSVVFVFLGWFTIKKMGETKAVK, translated from the coding sequence ATGGAGCATATCTACTTCGGTTTGTTGTGCTTTTTAACGGTTATAGCCTATGGAGCCTATATTCTTAATACCCTAAAAAGTAAAAGAACCATACTTGAGGAAATTGTGAACCTGGAAAAGGAAGCTGTTCAGGAGAATTTAAAAAGGTTTAGGCTGGCCCCAACCAACAATAGCTTTATAAAAAAGCTGGTTTTAACCTCAAGGCAGGCAGGGCTAAATGTTGGAGAACTAGAGATATTTTTGGGGATGTTTATTTCCTCTGTACTCACCTTTTTAATAGTGACCACCCTATTTTCAACGCCATATATCGGTTGGGTCGGTATTCTTATTGGGCTGTATTTGCCCTTTAGTATTCTGCAGGACAAGATAAGAAAAAGGGGTGAAATCCTGTCCAAACAACTTCTTGGAGCCTTAATAATGTGGTCGAACAGTATTCGATCGGGGGCCACCTTATCACAGGCCATTGCGGCATCAATAGATAGGGTAAAACCAGAAATCAGGGAAGAATTGAAACTTATAAAGTATGATCTTGATTTAGGTATTTCAGCAGCAGAAGCTTTGGAAAAGGCTCAAGAAAGGATACCGGTAACAGAATTTAAAATGGTTTGTATGACAGCTCGAATTCACAAGCAGCTAGGCGGTAACCTGGCGGAAAGATTTGAAAAGATTGCCACCACCATTGAAGATCGTATTGATACCCGGAACAACTTAAAAGCCTATACGACCCAGGCGCGTTTGGGATCAACCGTAGCCGGACTAATGCCCTTCGGTGTTCTCGCGGGGCTAAGAATCATTTCACCGGACTACCTAGACCCCATGATAAAAACGCCGTTAGGTAATTTTCTATTGATACTATCCGTGGTTTTTGTGTTTTTAGGTTGGTTTACCATTAAGAAAATGGGTGAAACAAAAGCGGTGAAGTAA
- a CDS encoding two-component regulator propeller domain-containing protein — protein sequence MEPSAHAASFGTLPGNKFSRITSSNGLIWITKNFGTTNYYWNGSAWIAGNSTISGTYPYNKTPNDAVYDIFIDNQGRLWFSGLYDSDDNRHTTGYFQMNSTGKVISNFGYEYFFKAKDGTVWTFGYPEGDYYRYPTVGYFTGEGFTHLPVYAPFNIHCFTVDHTGKPWIGSDNNEVAYWNGSSWVRCDPPIPGRCNIWTLATTSDGSIIAVASDDYASGWAIYKSGTWTLMESASDSSSARPISSLKVENGPDGKIWGVTTAGGLSYYEDGIWKKTIPSPIGIADFTVDSTGIVWVVSDTKVAAYIEGAWYTDTDSFSAKLIEAAKKAADKAALEAQEANESATSGKNILENGYNNNGKSLSATYDKANNAQNNSWYTGTYGGTAESVGNVAGYIRIPQYHGS from the coding sequence ATGGAACCTTCGGCTCATGCAGCTTCCTTTGGAACATTGCCAGGCAATAAATTCTCCCGAATAACTTCAAGTAATGGATTGATATGGATCACTAAGAATTTTGGAACAACGAACTACTATTGGAATGGTTCTGCTTGGATAGCCGGTAATTCCACCATATCTGGCACCTATCCCTATAATAAAACGCCAAACGATGCTGTTTATGATATTTTCATTGATAACCAAGGTCGTTTATGGTTTTCCGGTTTGTATGATTCTGATGATAATAGACATACAACGGGTTATTTCCAAATGAATTCAACAGGAAAAGTCATAAGTAACTTTGGCTATGAATATTTTTTCAAAGCGAAAGATGGTACTGTATGGACTTTTGGTTATCCAGAGGGAGATTATTATCGTTATCCAACCGTTGGGTATTTTACCGGTGAAGGATTTACGCATTTACCAGTGTATGCTCCTTTTAATATACATTGTTTTACTGTAGATCATACTGGGAAACCCTGGATTGGAAGCGACAATAATGAGGTAGCCTATTGGAATGGCTCCAGTTGGGTTCGTTGTGATCCTCCTATCCCGGGGCGGTGTAATATATGGACTTTAGCTACCACGAGTGATGGTTCAATCATAGCAGTAGCCTCAGATGATTACGCTTCTGGATGGGCTATTTATAAAAGTGGTACTTGGACCCTCATGGAAAGTGCATCTGATTCCTCTAGTGCAAGACCCATTAGTAGCTTAAAAGTAGAAAACGGTCCAGACGGTAAAATATGGGGAGTAACCACCGCGGGGGGATTATCCTATTATGAAGATGGAATATGGAAAAAAACAATTCCATCACCAATTGGAATAGCCGATTTTACAGTGGACAGTACTGGCATTGTATGGGTGGTAAGCGATACTAAAGTCGCTGCTTACATTGAAGGGGCTTGGTATACAGATACCGATAGTTTTTCAGCCAAATTGATTGAGGCAGCCAAAAAAGCTGCCGATAAAGCAGCCTTAGAAGCGCAGGAAGCTAATGAAAGTGCTACGAGTGGTAAAAACATTCTCGAAAATGGATATAACAACAATGGTAAGTCTCTGAGCGCTACTTACGATAAGGCCAATAATGCCCAGAACAATTCCTGGTACACCGGGACCTACGGCGGAACAGCAGAATCCGTAGGTAACGTGGCCGGATATATTCGTATTCCGCAATATCATGGCTCATAA
- a CDS encoding CpaF family protein has protein sequence MQDAKGIIVTPSFGYLNRKIKEGGGTLVSEQHLGQKDTQILRSKVNQVIQGFDKNLVANKHNPVIREKLTSMIRDAVMQEGEKFPSLLRPALESLAEEIQDEILGFGVITKLLDDPEISEVMVLGRRVSLTEKIMVVYYEKDGRVYEADVVPPDEETVYSIIEKIGAPIGRRADESMPMMDARLPDGSRVNAIIPPLALDGPCLTIRKFKKAVDIEHLIHLYKAFTERDAEFMESCVRGRLNIVVSGGTGSGKTTTLNALSSFIPSDERIITIEDAAELQLKQPHVVRLETRPPNMEGKGAITIRDEVRNALRMRPDRIVVGEVRSGEALDMLQAMNTGHDGSLTTGHANSPRDMLARLETMVLMSGMDLPVRAIREQIASAVNLIIQQDRFRDGRRKITQLVAILGIEGDKIITQDLLSYSGRVDALVPAPGRSRFIPVLEKANIPVPSWMEEAI, from the coding sequence ATGCAGGATGCCAAGGGTATCATTGTTACCCCGAGTTTTGGTTATTTAAACAGGAAGATTAAAGAGGGCGGCGGTACGCTGGTCAGCGAACAGCATCTAGGACAAAAAGACACACAGATCTTAAGATCGAAAGTGAATCAGGTTATTCAAGGATTTGATAAAAACCTTGTAGCTAATAAACATAACCCGGTTATAAGAGAAAAATTAACGTCGATGATTCGTGACGCAGTGATGCAGGAGGGAGAGAAATTTCCCTCCTTATTACGTCCCGCCTTGGAATCATTAGCTGAAGAAATTCAAGACGAAATACTGGGATTTGGCGTTATTACAAAACTGCTGGATGATCCGGAGATTTCAGAAGTAATGGTACTGGGTCGCAGAGTGAGCCTAACGGAAAAAATCATGGTTGTTTACTATGAAAAAGATGGGAGGGTGTATGAGGCGGATGTTGTGCCGCCGGATGAGGAAACCGTATACTCCATAATTGAAAAGATTGGAGCTCCCATCGGACGGCGGGCGGATGAAAGCATGCCGATGATGGATGCCCGCCTCCCGGATGGGTCCAGGGTAAATGCAATTATTCCTCCTTTAGCTTTGGACGGTCCTTGCTTAACCATTCGGAAATTCAAAAAAGCGGTGGATATAGAACATTTAATTCATTTATATAAGGCTTTCACGGAACGGGATGCAGAGTTCATGGAATCCTGTGTCAGAGGCAGATTGAATATTGTGGTATCCGGCGGTACAGGCAGCGGCAAGACCACCACTCTGAACGCTTTATCTTCTTTTATCCCTTCAGATGAGCGGATCATAACCATTGAGGATGCGGCAGAATTACAGTTAAAACAGCCTCATGTTGTTCGATTGGAAACCAGACCCCCAAACATGGAAGGAAAAGGCGCCATCACCATTCGGGATGAAGTCCGCAACGCTTTACGTATGAGACCGGATCGTATTGTCGTTGGGGAGGTTCGCTCAGGCGAAGCATTGGATATGCTGCAAGCAATGAATACGGGCCATGACGGTTCCCTTACTACCGGGCACGCCAATTCTCCCCGGGATATGCTGGCCCGTCTGGAGACAATGGTATTAATGTCCGGCATGGACCTGCCCGTTCGGGCAATACGGGAGCAAATCGCGTCCGCAGTAAACTTAATCATTCAACAGGACCGGTTTAGGGACGGCAGAAGGAAGATCACGCAGCTTGTAGCCATACTAGGAATTGAGGGCGATAAGATTATTACTCAGGATTTATTGAGCTATAGCGGCAGAGTAGACGCTTTAGTTCCTGCGCCAGGGAGAAGCAGGTTCATACCGGTATTGGAAAAAGCAAATATACCGGTTCCTTCTTGGATGGAGGAGGCGATTTAA
- a CDS encoding VanW family protein, whose protein sequence is MLAGFTYNISEVAWWKVWYPWGALLHLISLFLIDKGSKFIVVFTLNALLSLAVFLLFYNQLTLLSGVFIGMNVFLLIPLLYFRVNEIENNWGLMACMMLILAVGFPKSFTTANALAQPTPSASLTGQGWFKSTSEVNVDIHNRHWRIISKGSMVMKEGDPGTVNAKVAAQYINHRIVPQGNTFSFNETVGPRTENRGFVPSSSYMATEEGTISVPDIGGGICRTSTLLNYVVINAKLHVLEQHGHTAAVRYANPGEDTAVAWPNLDYKFKNNKNELIKIITKWDKGRLTIEIWGI, encoded by the coding sequence ATGTTGGCAGGATTTACTTATAATATCAGCGAGGTGGCCTGGTGGAAGGTTTGGTATCCCTGGGGAGCTTTGCTACATTTAATTAGCTTGTTTCTAATTGACAAGGGAAGTAAGTTTATAGTTGTTTTTACTCTAAACGCTCTTCTATCTTTAGCCGTATTTTTATTGTTTTACAATCAGCTCACATTACTTTCAGGGGTATTTATTGGAATGAATGTTTTTTTGTTAATTCCTCTCCTCTACTTCCGTGTTAATGAAATTGAAAATAACTGGGGATTAATGGCCTGTATGATGCTGATTCTTGCTGTAGGATTCCCTAAAAGCTTTACCACTGCTAATGCATTGGCCCAGCCAACACCGTCAGCATCGCTTACAGGCCAAGGGTGGTTTAAATCAACTTCAGAAGTCAATGTGGATATCCATAACAGGCATTGGAGGATCATTAGCAAAGGATCAATGGTCATGAAGGAGGGTGACCCGGGTACTGTCAATGCAAAAGTAGCAGCTCAATATATAAATCATAGGATTGTTCCCCAGGGTAATACTTTTTCCTTTAATGAAACCGTTGGTCCGAGAACTGAAAACCGGGGGTTTGTTCCATCCAGTTCATATATGGCTACTGAGGAAGGTACTATCAGCGTACCTGATATTGGAGGAGGGATCTGCCGTACATCAACACTTCTTAATTATGTGGTAATAAATGCAAAACTCCATGTACTTGAACAGCATGGCCATACTGCTGCCGTGCGTTATGCAAACCCGGGGGAAGACACTGCTGTTGCTTGGCCCAATTTAGACTATAAGTTCAAAAATAATAAGAATGAGTTGATTAAAATTATCACTAAATGGGATAAGGGTAGGTTAACTATTGAAATATGGGGTATATAG
- the xerA gene encoding site-specific tyrosine recombinase/integron integrase, whose product MLDELTLKIIQILEGTKDTEILKNDLHELLNQYEIKKIPKGSSPYFMKLLDDFILIKKTEGLSGETLKKYKGVLIDFGIYIQKDVASVTSNNIREWLNAHEGIKLSTMRYYISVLKSFYNYLITEEYILIDPTRKIKTPKLPKRLPKALSLDELEILREGCKSLREKAIVEVFYATGGRLKEIHNMNITDINWQERTIVVIGKGNKERPVFINSRAVFALKKYLSSRQDQEDALFVTEKSPIKRLSPRSIQSVFKKIVKRVNFVKNVHPHVMRHTMATTMINHGARLEDVQGILGHSSPSTTQIYAQVNIHRRKEAYLKTFR is encoded by the coding sequence TTGCTAGATGAACTTACTTTAAAAATTATCCAAATATTAGAGGGAACAAAGGATACAGAAATTTTAAAAAATGATCTGCATGAATTACTAAATCAATATGAAATCAAAAAAATCCCCAAAGGTTCATCTCCCTATTTTATGAAATTACTTGATGATTTTATTCTAATTAAAAAAACGGAAGGTCTTTCGGGAGAAACTCTAAAGAAATATAAAGGCGTTCTAATTGATTTTGGCATTTATATTCAGAAAGATGTAGCGAGTGTGACATCAAACAATATAAGAGAATGGCTAAATGCCCATGAAGGAATTAAGCTGTCTACCATGCGATATTATATAAGCGTATTAAAATCATTTTATAATTACTTAATCACAGAAGAATATATCTTAATCGATCCAACAAGAAAAATCAAAACACCAAAGCTTCCTAAAAGATTGCCTAAAGCACTTTCATTAGATGAATTAGAGATATTAAGAGAAGGTTGTAAATCTCTTAGGGAAAAGGCCATCGTCGAAGTATTTTATGCCACTGGTGGCAGGTTAAAAGAAATCCATAACATGAACATAACGGATATAAACTGGCAAGAAAGAACGATTGTCGTCATTGGAAAGGGCAATAAGGAGCGACCTGTATTCATTAATTCCAGGGCCGTTTTCGCATTAAAAAAATATTTATCTAGCCGACAAGACCAAGAAGATGCCTTGTTTGTTACGGAAAAGAGCCCCATTAAAAGATTATCTCCTAGATCAATTCAATCAGTGTTTAAGAAAATAGTTAAGCGAGTAAATTTTGTTAAAAATGTACATCCTCATGTAATGCGTCATACCATGGCCACTACAATGATTAATCACGGAGCCAGATTAGAAGATGTGCAGGGGATATTGGGACATTCATCACCTAGTACCACTCAGATCTACGCACAAGTTAACATTCACCGCCGAAAGGAGGCTTATCTAAAGACTTTTCGTTAA
- a CDS encoding A24 family peptidase, with the protein MTVSVLLAGLLIGSYTDLKDRIVPNWLTFGLIFLGVVINTLAGPGLLFSLAGIAAGFILSYPVYLFCGVGAGDAKLMIAVGAFLGFQSIIIIAILSALINGICSIIVLAKQGKLKDLMTFTVSHGAYLYAKTSIQDFSKEEIPMYGKGQPFAVYVALSTIGFLLWR; encoded by the coding sequence ATGACTGTTAGTGTGCTATTAGCCGGGCTTTTGATTGGGAGCTATACGGACCTCAAAGACCGCATCGTTCCTAACTGGTTAACTTTTGGGTTGATTTTTCTGGGGGTGGTCATTAACACTTTGGCCGGCCCCGGCCTCCTCTTTTCCTTAGCAGGAATCGCTGCCGGATTTATACTTTCATATCCGGTATATTTGTTTTGTGGTGTCGGGGCCGGGGATGCTAAATTAATGATCGCTGTAGGAGCCTTTCTGGGTTTCCAAAGCATCATCATAATTGCCATATTATCAGCATTAATTAATGGAATTTGCTCCATAATTGTTTTAGCAAAACAAGGTAAACTAAAAGATTTAATGACCTTTACCGTAAGTCATGGCGCCTATCTCTACGCCAAGACCAGCATTCAGGATTTTAGCAAAGAAGAGATACCAATGTACGGGAAGGGGCAGCCATTTGCCGTTTATGTCGCGCTGAGTACCATTGGTTTCCTTTTATGGAGGTGA